Proteins found in one Epinephelus fuscoguttatus linkage group LG4, E.fuscoguttatus.final_Chr_v1 genomic segment:
- the rerglb gene encoding RERG/RAS-like b: MNDIKLALLGSQGAGKSAVLVRFLTRRFIGEYASNANSLYHKRLSIDGRQLNLEVFDPCSQSSEARCILEEPVDWADGFVVVYNISDRTSFINAKNILQQIKEARMDNCKGETEVPVCLVGNKQDLCHARQVREDEGRSLAQENHCHFQEVSAAESYQDIANLFTQLIRQVMEHLKYRADRRRYSGSKSMAKLINNVFGKRRKSV, translated from the exons ATGAACGACATTAAACTGGCTCTGCTGGGGAGTCAGGGGGCTGGGAAATCAG CTGTCCTCGTACGCTTCCTGACCAGACGCTTCATCGGTGAATATGCCTCTAATGCCA ACTCTCTGTACCATAAAAGGCTGTCGATTGACGGCAGGCAGCTGAATCTGGAGGTGTTTGACCCCTGCTCTCAG AGCTCAGAGGCCAGGTGTATCCTGGAGGAGCCGGTGGACTGGGCAGATGGCTTCGTGGTGGTGTACAACATCAGCGACCGCACTTCCTTCATCAACGCCAAGAACATCCTGCAGCAGATCAAAGAGGCGCGCATGGACAACTGCAAAGG ggAGACGGAGGTTCCTGTGTGTCTGGTGGGAAACAAACAGGACCTGTGTCATGCCCGACAGGTCCGCGAGGACGAGGGCCGCAGCCTGGCTCAGGAGAACCACTGTCACTTCCAGGAGGTGTCCGCTGCCGAGAGCTACCAGGACATCGCCAACCTCTTCACCCAACTCATCCGACAGGTGATGGAGCACCTCAAGTACAGAGCAGACCGCCGGCGCTACAGCGGCTCCAAGTCCATGGCCAAGCTCATCAACAATGTGtttgggaagaggaggaagtctGTGTGA